Proteins found in one Magnolia sinica isolate HGM2019 chromosome 5, MsV1, whole genome shotgun sequence genomic segment:
- the LOC131245056 gene encoding protein SEH1 yields MEKAVVTLEKGSECCSWNYSGQRMATGSNDGTLSIFDSPDSSSFSALRLTSRWKAHQGSIMKAVWVPPEYGDAVACICVDGTLSLWEEIEEDTQPLTWKLCKLFESNATHALDLKFGMSSTCLKLVAAYSDGYVKVYELLDPLELKKWQLQAEFQNVIDSVSRFGKPSCLSASVAWNPRRGEGQQSSFILGFNSDLSQVNSSKVWEFDEVHQRWLPVAELALPGDRGDRVYDVAWAPNIGRPYEVVAVATSKGIAIWHLGLNPDTDGRLSVKKVALLSGHDGEVWQLEWDMSGMTLATVGSDGMVRLWQSNLNGVWHEQAALESS; encoded by the exons ATGGAGAAGGCGGTGGTGACGCTGGAGAAAGGGAGCGAGTGCTGTTCATGGAATTATAGTGGGCAGAGAATGGCGACGGGATCGAACGATGGAACCCTCTCCATTTTCGATTCTCccgattcttcttctttctctgctcTCCGCCTCACCTCTCGTTGGAAG GCACATCAGGGCAGCATAATGAAAGCTGTTTGGGTTCCTCCAGAATACGGTGATGCAGTTGCCTGCATTTGTGTGGATGGAACATTGTCGTTGTGGGAGGAGATTGAAGAGG ATACACAACCTCTCACATGGAAGCTGTGCAAACTCTTTGAAAGCAATGCAACCCATGCACTAGATCTCAAATTTGGCATGTCCTCAACATGTTTGAAGCTG GTTGCTGCATACTCAGATGGTTATGTTAAGGTGTATGAGCTCCTGGACCCACTAGAACTCAAGAAGTGGCAGCTTCAG GCAGAATTTCAAAATGTGATCGATTCAGTATCTAGATTTGGGAAGCCATCATGCTTATCTGCATCTGTTGCATGGAATCCACGACGAGGTGAGGGCCAGCAGTCAAGTTTCATCCTGGGTTTCAATTCAGATCTATCACAAGTCAATTCCTCCAAG GTTTGGGAATTTGATGAGGTTCATCAACGATGGCTGCCAGTTGCTGAATTAGCTTTACCTGGAGACAGGGGTGATAGGGTATATGACGTAGCCTGGGCTCCCAATATTGGCAG GCCATATGAAGTAGTAGCTGTTGCAACTTCCAAGGGGATTGCAATATGGCATCTGGGTTTGAACCCTGACACAGATGGAAGACTCTCAGTAAAGAAAGTTGCACTACTTTCGGGGCATGATGGTGAG GTATGGCAACTGGAGTGGGACATGAGTGGTATGACATTGGCTACTGTGGGTAGTGATGGCATGGTGAGGTTATGGCAGTCTAACCTGAATGGGGTGTGGCATGAACAGGCAGCTCTTGAAAGCAGTTGA